In Trifolium pratense cultivar HEN17-A07 linkage group LG7, ARS_RC_1.1, whole genome shotgun sequence, a genomic segment contains:
- the LOC123896319 gene encoding protein MAIN-LIKE 1-like — translation MPPVHQEQVEEQVEEQAVQQAWPGGPIDTSLLTRYEHHVARHVWFGQERVEGDKIELRIVSLGRKLADRIPDHHPQVIQGWLNISGLCWLERTSLKFTDPQLISAFVERWHPETSSFHMPFGEMTITLDDVACLLHLPVRGQFYTPVSVSQEQAAELAVELLGEEYEFALRETVAQRGGYFSQQWLYESYNRNANFYGKYDCAARAWMLMLVGSTILADKSYTRVDAKWLLLFSDLSAVHTYSWASIALVCLYDNLNDASMFSTRALAGYATLLQCWIHEYFPTLGRRAQSDLNCDNPGFSYEDRR, via the exons ATGCCGCCAGTGCATCAGGAGCAGGTTGAGGAGCAGGTTGAGGAGCAGGCTGTGCAGCAGGCTTGGCCTGGAGGGCCGATCGATACGAGTCTTTTGACTCGATACGAGCATCATGTTGCTCGTCATGTATGGTTTGGTCAG GAACGTGTCGAAGGTGACAAAATTGAGCTACGAATAGTATCTTTAGGAAGAAAGTTAGCTGACAGGATTCCTGATCACCATCCTCAAGTTATTCAAGGGTGGTTGAATATTTCGGGGTTGTGCTGGCTTGAGCGGACTAGCTTGAAATTTACCGATCCGCAGCTTATATCCGCATTTGTTGAGAGGTGGCACCCTGAGACATCGTCATTTCACATGCCGTTCGGCGAGATGACTATTACTTTGGACGATGTGGCATGTCTTCTGCATCTACCTGTTAGGGGTCAGTTTTATACTCCTGTATCAGTTTCTCAAGAACAAGCTGCGGAACTTGCAGTTGAGTTGTTAGGAGAGGAGTATGAATTTGCATTGCGAGAGACTGTAGCGCAGAGGGGTGGTTATTTTTCACAGCAGTGGCTATATGAGAGTTATAATAGGAATGCCAATTTCTACGGGAAATATGACTGCGCAGCTAGGGCATGGATGTTGATGTTGGTGGGATCTACCATTCTGGCCGATAAGAGTTATACACGTGTGGATGCCAAATGGCTACTTCTGTTTAGTGATTTGTCTGCAGTCCATACATATTCGTGGGCCAGTATTGCATTAGTTTGTTTATACGATAACTTGAACGATGCATCCATGTTTTCTACGAGGGCCCTTGCAGGGTATGCGACACTTCTTCAG tGTTGGATCCACGAGTATTTTCCTACCCTTGGTAGGCGGGCTCAGTCGGATCTTAATTGTGATAATCCTGGATTTTCCTACGAGGATAGACGCTGA
- the LOC123897377 gene encoding F-box/kelch-repeat protein At3g23880-like has product MNELFNTHSLLYHSHTHMSSSHEPNHQNKPMTQHSSLLVPLPFLPEELILEILTKLPIKSLLRFKCVSKSWLHLISNPYFIKKQLHFSTQNTHFTTNHRIILSATTAEFHIKSCSISSLFNNPSTISEDINYPVKNKFRHDGIVGSCNGFLCFAIKGDCVLLWNPSIKVSKKSPPLGNNWRPGCFTSFGLGYDHKNDDYKVVAVFCDPNEFFSESKVKIFSMNTNTWRKIHDFPHGVSPYQNSSGKFVSGTLNWASNYSLGTSSFWIIVSLDLEKETYREVLPPDYEKEECSTPSLGVLKGCLCMNYDYKKSDFVVWLMKDYGVRESWIKLMTIPYLPNPEDFSYSGPYCISENGEVLLMFEFDLILYDPRDNSFRYPRIEGGKGWFDAEVYVESLVSPMKD; this is encoded by the coding sequence ATGAATGAACTCTTCAACACTCACTCTCTTCTCTATCATTCACATACTCACATGTCATCATCACATGAACCAAACCATCAAAACAAACCTATGACACAACACAGTTCTCTTCTTGTTCCACTACCCTTTCTCCCTGAAGAACTCATTCTTGAAATCCTCACAAAACTTCCAATAAAATCTCTTCTACGTTTCAAGTGTGTATCCAAATCATGGTTACACTTAATTTCCAATCCTTACttcataaaaaaacaacttcACTTTTCAACACAAAACACTCACTTCACAACAAACCATAGAATCATCCTCAGTGCAACAACAGCTGaatttcatatcaaatcttgTTCAATATCATCTCTTTTCAATAACCCATCAACAATTTCTGAAGATATTAACTACCCAGTTAAAAACAAGTTTAGACATGATGGTATTGTTGGTTCTTGTAATGGCTTCCTTTGTTTTGCTATAAAAGGTGATTGTGTTCTTCTTTGGAACCCTTCAATTAAGGTTTCTAAAAAGTCACCACCTTTAGGAAATAATTGGAGACCAGGTTGTTTTACTTCTTTTGGTCTTGGTTATGATCATAAGAATGATGATTATAAAGTTGTTGCTGTTTTTTGTGATCCTAATGAGTTTTTCAGTGAATCTAAAGTTAAGATTTTTAGTATGAATACTAATACTTGGAGGAAGATTCATGATTTTCCACATGGTGTTTCACCTTATCAAAATTCATCTGGGAAATTTGTAAGTGGTACTCTTAATTGGGCTTCTAATTATTCACTTGGGACTAGTTCTTTTTGGATTATTGTTTCTTTGGATTTGGAGAAGGAAACTTATAGAGAAGTGCTTCCACCTGATTATGAAAAGGAAGAGTGTTCAACTCCTAGTTTAGGTGTTTTAAAGGGTTGTCTTTGCATGAATTATGATTacaaaaaaagtgattttgttGTTTGGTTGATGAAGGATTATGGTGTAAGAGAATCTTGGATTAAGCTTATGACAATTCCTTATTTGCCTAATCCTGAAGATTTTTCATATTCAGGGCCTTATTGTATTTCAGAGAATGGTGAAGTGTTGTTGATGTTTGAGTTTGATTTGATTCTGTATGATCCAAGAGATAATTCATTTAGGTATCCTAGGATTGAAGGTGGGAAAGGTTGGTTTGATGCAGAGGTTTATGTTGAAAGTTTGGTTTCACCAATGAAGGATTGA
- the LOC123895559 gene encoding probable phosphoribosylformylglycinamidine synthase, chloroplastic/mitochondrial — translation MAVAREIGVSEFLQGTCRQTLFLAKKPQKHRSQLLWGTLCNRGRVLSSTRKSLRLRCQAQENPRVVVSGGVSSSVEQQSGLVEKLSAEVIHLYRVPFIQESAASELLKEAQAKISNQIVDLKTEQCFNVGLGSQLSSKKLSVLKWLLSETFEPENLGTESFLEKKRKEGLQKVIVEVGPRLSFTTAWSANAVSICQTCGLTEVTRLERSRRYLLYTNGELQEHQISEFAAMVHDRMTECVYTQKLTSFETSVVPQEFYYIPVMEKGRKALEEINLEMGFAFDDQDLEYYTKLFREDIKRNPTNVELFDIAQSNSEHSRHWFFTGKIFIDGQPMNKTLMQIVKSTLKANPNNSVIGFKDNSSAIRGFQVKPLRPVQPGSTSPLNLEERDMDILFTAETHNFPCAVAPYPGAETGAGGRIRDTHATGRGSFVQAATAGYCVGNLNTAGLYAPWEDPSFTYPSNLAPPLQILIDASNGASDYGNKFGEPLIQGFCRTFGMRLPSGDRREWLKPIMFSAGIGQIDHHHISKGEPDIGMLVVKIGGPAYRIGMGGGAASSMVSGQNDAELDFNAVQRGDAEMAQKLYRLVRACIELGDKNPIVSIHDQGAGGNCNVVKEIIYPKGAEIDVRAIVVGDHTMSVLEIWGAEYQEQDAILVKPESHELLKSISKRERVSMAVIGTISGDGRVVLVDGLTTKKCLSNGLPPPPPAVDLELEKVLGDMPQKSFEFNRIVYEREPLDIAPGITVIDSLKRVLRLPSVCSKRFLTTKVDRCVTGLVAQQQTVGPLQIPLADVAVTAQTFTDVTGGACAIGEQPIKGLLDPKAMARLAVGEALTNLVWAKVTSLSDVKASGNWMYAAKLDGEGAAMYDAAISLSEAMIELGIAIDGGKDSLSMAAHSGSEVVKAPGNLVISVYVTCPDITKTVTPDLKLGDDGVLLHIDLSKGKRRLGGSALAQAFDQVGDECPDLDDIPYLKKVFEGVQELLTEELISAGHDISDGGLLICALEMAFAGNRGLILELNSQGKSLFQTLYAEELGLVLEVSKKNLATVMDKLNSMGVLAETIGQVTAAPSVEVKVDGMSCLEEKTSILRDMWEDTSFQLEKFQRLASCVDTEREGLKHRYEPSWELTYTPSFTDGKYMSAALKPKVAVLREEGSNGDREMAAAFHAAGFEPWDVTMSDLLNGVVSLQEFRGIVFVGGFSYADVLDSAKGWSASIRFNESVLKQFQDFYKRPDTFSLGVCNGCQLMALLGWIPGPQVGGVQGAGGDLSQPRFIHNESGRFECRFTNVAIKDSPAIMFKGMAGSTMGIWTAHGEGRAYFPDEGVLERVIHSELAPVRYCDDAGNPTETYPFNVNGSPLGVAAICSPDGRHLAMMPHPERCFLMWQFPWYPKLWNVDKKGPSPWLRMFQNARDWCSRDD, via the exons ATGGCAGTTGCTAGAGAAATTGGGGTATCTGAATTCCTTCAG GGTACATGCAGACAAACATTATTTTTGGCAAAGAAGCCTCAGAAACATAGAAGTCAATTGCTATGGGGTACCCTTTGTAATAGGGGCCGTGTTTTGAGTTCAACTCGAAAATCATTGCGTCTGAGATGTCAAGCTCAAGAAAATCCAAGAGTTGTAGTTTCTGGGGGTGTATCCAGTTCAGTAGAACAACAATCTGGCTTGGTTGAGAAGCTTTCCGCCGAAGTTATTCATCTGTACCGTGTACCGTTTATCCAAGAAAGTGCAGCTTCCGAGCTTCTAAAGGAAGCTCAAGCGAAGATCTCTAATCAGATAGTGGACTTAAAGACTGAGCAATGCTTTAATGTTGGTCTTGGTTCACAACTTTCAAGCAAAAAGCTTTCAGTACTTAAATGGCTTCTTTCAGAAACATTTGAGCCTGAGAATTTAGGAACTGAGAGCTTTCTTGAAAAGAAGAGGAAAGAGGGTTTGCAGAAAGTTATAGTAGAGGTTGGTCCCAGGTTATCATTTACCACAGCATGGTCTGCGAATGCTGTGTCGATTTGCCAAACATGTGGTTTGACGGAAGTTACTCGTTTGGAACGGTCAAGGAGGTATTTGCTGTACACAAATGGTGAATTACAAGAACATCAAATTAGTGAATTTGCAGCTATGGTGCATGATAGGATGACTGAATGTGTTTATACTCAGAAGCTAACATCCTTTGAGACCAGTGTAGTTCCGCAGGAATTTTATTATATACCTGTCATGGAGAAAGGGAGGAAGGCATTGGAAGAGATTAATCTGGAGATGGGTTTCGCTTTTGATGACCAGGATTTGGAATATTACACCAAACTTTTCAGAGAAGACATTAAGCGTAATCCAACAAATGTCGAATTGTTTGATATTGCTCAGTCCAACAGTGAGCATAGCAGGCATTGGTTTTTTACTGGAAAGATTTTTATTGATGGACAGCCTATGAATAAGACTCTGATGCAAATTGTGAAAAGTACTTTAAAGGCAAATCCAAATAACTCAGTTATTGGCTTTAAGGATAACTCAAGTGCAATTAGGGGTTTCCAAGTAAAACCGCTACGACCAGTTCAGCCCGGTTCAACAAGCCCGTTAAACTTGGAAGAACGCGATATGGATATCTTATTCACGGCTGAAACACATAACTTTCCATGTGCAGTGGCACCTTATCCTGGTGCAGAGACAGGTGCTGGAGGTCGCATTAGGGATACACATGCAACAGGAAGGGGTTCATTTGTCCAAGCAGCTACAGCTGGTTATTGTGTTGGAAATCTCAACACAGCAGGATTATATGCTCCATGGGAAGATCCTTCCTTTACTTATCCGTCAAATTTGGCACCGCCTTTGCAAATTCTTATAGATGCAAGTAATGGTGCTTCTGACTACGGGAACAAATTTGGAGAGCCGTTGATCCAAGGCTTCTGTAGAACTTTTGGAATGAGACTTCCTAGTGGGGATAGGCGGGAATGGTTGAAGCCGATCATGTTTAGTGCAGGCATTGGGCAGATTGACCACCATCATATATCAAAAGGAGAGCCTGACATTGGAATGCTCGTTGTTAAAATTGGAGGCCCTGCTTATCGTATCGGGATGGGAGGTGGGGCAGCCTCAAGTATGGTTAGTGGGCAGAATGATGCAGAACTCGATTTCAATGCTGTCCAACGTGGAGATGCTGAGATGGCACAAAAACTGTACCGTCTTGTTCGTGCTTGTATTGAGTTGGGGGATAAAAATCCAATTGTGAGTATTCATGATCAAGGTGCTGGTGGGAACTGCAATGTTGTGAAGGAAATTATATATCCAAAGGGTGCGGAGATTGATGTCCGAGCAATTGTTGTTGGTGACCATACAATGTCTGTTCTAGAAATTTGGGGTGCAGAGTATCAGGAGCAAGATGCAATCTTGGTGAAGCCAGAAAGTCACGAGCTCTTAAAATCAATATCTAAAAGGGAAAGGGTTTCAATGGCCGTGATTGGAACTATTAGTGGCGATGGACGAGTTGTGTTAGTTGATGGTTTAACAACTAAGAAGTGTCTCTCGAATGGACTCCCTCCACCTCCCCCTGCTGTGGATCTTGAACTTGAGAAGGTCCTTGGTGACATGCCTCAGAAATCATTTGAATTTAATCGAATTGTTTATGAGCGGGAGCCACTTGATATTGCCCCTGGGATTACAGTAATAGATTCTCTAAAGAGGGTGTTGAGATTACCATCGGTCTGTTCAAAACGCTTCTTGACAACAAAAGTCGATAGGTGTGTTACTGGTCTAGTGGCACAACAGCAAACCGTTGGCCCTTTGCAGATTCCCCTTGCTGATGTCGCTGTTACTGCTCAGACTTTTACTGATGTGACCGGAGGTGCGTGCGCCATTGGGGAACAACCAATCAAAGGTCTCTTAGACCCAAAGGCGATGGCAcggttagccgttggagaagcACTCACCAACCTTGTATGGGCAAAGGTGACTTCACTTTCTGACGTCAAGGCCAGTGGCAATTGGATGTACGCTGCCAAACTTGATGGGGAAGGGGCTGCTATGTATGATGCAGCGATATCTTTGTCGGAAGCAATGATTGAACTCGGTATTGCTATTGATGGAGGAAAAGACAGCCTTTCTATGGCAGCCCATTCTGGAAGCGAAGTTGTCAAGGCTCCTGGAAATCTTGTAATTAGTGTTTATGTTACTTGTCCTGATATTACAAAAACTGTGACTCCAGATTTAAAACTTGGAGATGATGGTGTTTTGCTTCATATTGATTTGTCAAAGGGAAAGCGGCGATTAGGTGGATCTGCTCTTGCACAAGCATTTGACCAAGTTGGAGACGAATGTCCTGATCTTGATGATATTCCTTACCTTAAAAAGGTCTTTGAAGGTGTTCAAGAGCTTCTTACTGAGGAACTGATCTCTGCCGGTCATGATATCAGTGATGGTGGTCTACTAATTTGTGCCTTAGAGATGGCATTTGCTGGTAATCGTGGACTTATTTTGGAATTAAATTCACAAGGTAAGAGCCTTTTCCAAACACTATATGCGGAAGAGCTTGGATTAGTTCTTGAGGTAAGCAAGAAAAATTTGGCTACTGTGATGGATAAATTGAACAGCATGGGAGTTTTGGCTGAGACCATCGGTCAAGTTACTGCCGCTCCATCGGTCGAAGTTAAGGTTGACGGGATGTCttgtttagaagaaaaaactaGTATTCTTAGGGACATGTGGGAAGATACTAGTTTTCAGCTGGAAAAATTCCAAAGATTGGCTTCTTGTGTGGATACGGAGAGAGAAGGACTTAAACATCGATATGAGCCCTCATGGGAACTGACCTATACTCCTTCCTTCACCGACGGTAAGTACATGTCTGCTGCTTTAAAACCTAAAGTAGCTGTGTTAAGAGAAGAAGGGAGCAATGGAGACAGAGAAATGGCTGCAGCGTTTCACGCTGCCGGTTTTGAACCATGGGATGTTACTATGTCAGACCTTCTTAATGGCGTGGTCTCATTGCAAGAGTTCCGTGGAATTGTGTTTGTTGGTGGATTTAGTTACGCCGATGTGCTTGATTCTGCTAAAGGTTGGTCCGCTTCCATAAGATTCAACGAGTCCgttttaaaacaatttcaagACTTTTACAAGCGTCCCGACACTTTCAGTCTAGGCGTATGCAATGGTTGTCAGCTCATGGCTTTGTTGGGATGGATACCGGGACCTCAAGTTGGGGGTGTGCAAGGTGCCGGTGGTGACCTATCACAGCCTAGGTTCATTCACAACGAGTCCGGACGATTTGAATGCCGCTTTACAAATGTGGCAATAAAGGACTCGCCGGCTATAATGTTCAAAGGTATGGCTGGCAGTACAATGGGGATATGGACTGCTCATGGTGAAGGAAGAGCTTATTTCCCGGACGAAGGTGTGTTGGAACGCGTCATTCATTCAGAGTTAGCTCCTGTAAGATATTGTGATGATGCTGGTAATCCAACAGAGACATATCCTTTCAATGTGAATGGTTCTCCTTTAGGAGTAGCAGCTATCTGTTCTCCCGATGGAAGACATCTTGCAATGATGCCTCATCCAGAGCGTTGCTTTTTAATGTGGCAGTTTCCATGGTATCCAAAGCTGTGGAATGTTGATAAGAAGGGACCTAGTCCTTGGTTGCGAATGTTCCAAAATGCTCGAGATTGGTGTTCACGAGATGattaa
- the LOC123899014 gene encoding protein DOS2-like, producing the protein MNFFNSVFSDQPDSPSHNSDQSDSSPHDSDQPDPDHDTPTASTAWSFGGLIQTLASKSESVIENYRRDLEEFGSGLRIETSVIREAASRAVKDLPASLDVGASVAQESLETVGQAIDDIGSSVWKSTAQIISHGRDSLLSPDSDSDSYDSSNNRLRSSGSVGQGLDLKRYSRFDSLVRALQSDVNTYLEEPEDLGNFNEWKLGFEMDNKEEEIESLIKENDAVEEIYEKVVPRKIDDERFWSRYFYKLHKLKQAEDARATLVKRAISGNEEEDLSWDFDDDDDNDDGYVPNVPKGSSSTSGVSELKEDNSAEVVAAADGAIANVEIIKDLKIENDEKGVVVSHESVSADGGDDKLEGVNHNDNVESNVPVTVTLSDQDDKLDVKNEGLETKTDSDISVVSSQPSMPEEEDISWDEIEDVESNDESKGDVAGGSESRIDLRKRLSSATADQDEDLSWDIEDDDEAVKS; encoded by the coding sequence ATGAATTTCTTCAATTCCGTCTTCTCCGATCAACCCGACTCCCCGTCACACAACTCCGACCAATCCGACTCCTCACCACACGATTCCGACCAACCCGATCCAGACCACGACACTCCCACCGCATCCACCGCTTGGAGCTTCGGCGGTCTCATCCAAACCCTAGCATCCAAATCCGAATCCGTCATCGAGAATTACCGTCGCGATCTCGAAGAATTCGGCTCCGGCTTAAGAATTGAAACATCCGTGATCCGTGAAGCCGCTTCACGCGCCGTTAAAGACCTTCCTGCTTCCCTCGATGTCGGCGCTTCGGTTGCTCAGGAATCCCTCGAAACCGTCGGACAAGCTATCGATGATATCGGTAGTAGCGTTTGGAAATCGACGGCGCAGATTATCTCTCATGGTAGGGATTCTCTCTTATCccctgattctgattctgattcttatGATTCAAGTAATAATAGATTGAGGAGTAGTGGTAGTGTTGGTCAAGGTTTGGATTTGAAACGTTATAGTAGATTTGATTCATTGGTGCGTGCTCTTCAGAGTGATGTTAATACTTATTTGGAAGAACCTGAAGATTTGGGGAATTTCAATGAATGGAAATTAGGGTTTGAAATGGATAACAAGGAAGAGGAGATTGAGAGTTTGATTAAAGAGAATGATGCTGTTGAGGAAATTTACGAGAAGGTTGTGCCTAGAAAGATTGATGATGAGAGATTCTGGAGTAGGTATTTTTATAAGCTGCATAAGCTTAAACAAGCCGAGGATGCAAGGGCGACGCTTGTGAAGCGAGCTATTTCGGGCAATGAAGAGGAGGATTTGAGTTGGGATTTCGATGATGacgatgataatgatgatgggTATGTGCCAAATGTGCCCAAAGGTAGTAGTAGTACTAGTGGGGTTTCTGAATTGAAGGAGGATAATTCAGCTGAGGTTGTTGCCGCCGCGGATGGTGCTATTGCgaatgttgagattattaagGATTTGAAGATAGAAAATGATGAGAAAGGTGTTGTTGTTTCTCATGAATCTGTATCTGCTGATGGCGGTGATGATAAGTTGGAGGGGGTGAATCATAATGACAATGTAGAATCTAATGTTCCTGTAACTGTGACTTTGAGTGATCAAGATGATAAGTTGGATGTAAAAAATGAGGGTTTAGAAACGAAGACAGATAGTGATATTTCGGTTGTTTCAAGTCAACCTTCAATGCCTGAGGAAGAAGACATTAGCTGGGACGAAATTGAAGATGTTGAAAGCAATGATGAAAGTAAAGGAGACGTTGCTGGTGGGTCCGAAAGTAGGATTGATTTGCGGAAGAGGTTGAGTTCGGCAACAGCAGATCAAGATGAGGATCTCAGTTGGGATATTGAAGATGACGACGAGGCTGTCAAGTCATGA
- the LOC123897186 gene encoding BI1-like protein, which translates to MMFDQQPHHQQDKRGYTAVKNDGEFDIESGETLYPGLSLGENQLRWGFIRKVYGILSAQILLTTIVSVITVFYTPLNLLLRGNSPLLLFLVFLPFIFLIPLLRYQQKHPHNYILLGLFTLSISFTVGVTCANTDGKIVLEALILTSAVVSSLTGYAFWASKKGKDFSYLGPLLFTCLFTLVLTGMMQMFFPLGPVSHAIYGGVGAMIFSAYIVYDTDNLIKRFTYDEYIGASVTLYLDILNLFLSILRILKEANN; encoded by the exons ATGATGTTTGATCAGCAACCACATCATCAACAAGATAAGCGAGGTTACACAGCCGTCAAAAACGATGGAGAATTCGACATCGAATCAGGAGAAACCCTTTACCCTGGTCTTAGCCTCGGTGAAAATCAACTCCGTTGGGGTTTCATCCGTAAAGTTTACGGAATTCTCTCCGCTCAGATCCTCCTTACTACCATCGTCTCCGTCATAACCGTTTTCTATACTCCTCTTAATCTTCTTCTTAGGGGAAATTCACCGCTTCTCTTGTTCCTCGTTTTTCTCCCATTTATCT TTTTGATTCCTTTGTTGAGGTATCAACAAAAGCATCCTCATAATTATATATTGCTTGGACTTTTTACCTTGTCGATTAGCTTCACTGTTGGAGTTACCTGTGCTAACACCGATG GAAAAATTGTACTTGAGGCATTGATTTTGACATCTGCTGTGGTTTCATCTCTAACTGGTTATGCCTTTTGGGCTTCTAAGAAGGGCAAGGACTTTAGCTACCTTGGTCCTCTTTTGTTTACCTGTCTCTTTACTCTTGTCCTCACCGGCATGATGCAG ATGTTCTTCCCTCTTGGACCAGTATCACATGCTATCTATGGTGGAGTTGGTGCTATGATTTTCTCTGCTTATATTGTCTACGACACTGACAATCTGATCAAGCGCTTCACTTATGACGAATACATTGGGGCCTCTGTCACTCTTTATCTTGACATTCTAAACCTGTTCCTTTCCATCTTGAGGATTCTGAAGGAGGCAAACAATTAG
- the LOC123897376 gene encoding protein FAR1-RELATED SEQUENCE 7-like yields MIVKEHPVGTELVMSNAIGDEEIDFSCDPYIGLEFFNADDALKFYISYANRMGFKVRIGQLYRSRTNGSVSSRRYVCSKEGHQLSSRTGCPAFIRVQLNDSGKWVVDHFHKDHNHSLENESENFAPTLQSNGAAAIDSSTTEVTRRPRKKKIEVANDEPICPFGVIDFKRLRKEELEGQARIEPHVGQEFNTPNEAYQFYHAHAAYLGFGIRIGQLFRSKNDGLITSRRFVCSKEGFQHPSRVGCRAYLRIKRQPSGKWVVDRLEKDHNHDLGLEKEHKTKILPASNILTEVNTELVNDDIFRIDNYPVLRGGRQNHIRSDWYNMLLEYFQSKQAEDTGFFYSMEVDNGNCMSIFWADGRSRYSCSQFGDVLIVDTSYRKSVYMVPFATFVGVNHHKQPVLLGCALIADESEESFTWLFQTWLRAMSGRQPLSVIADQDVPIQRAIAKVFPVTYHRFSLWQINAKEQELAGLMGNVFTKDYEKCVYQSQTVDEFDTAWNALLIKYGLKDNTWLKEMYEKRASWVPFYLKGTFCAGIPMKESMESFFGGLLNGQTPLVEFIPRYERGLERRREGERKEDFDTSNFQPFLQTKEPIEEQCRRLYTLAIFKIFQKELLQCYSYLGFKIYEEGPLSRYLVRKCGHDDMEKYVVTFNASNLDTSCSCQMFEYEGVLCRHVLRVFQILELREVPSRYILHRWTRNAEDGVFPDRESWSSSQELKSLMLWSLRETASKYIDAGASSIEKYKLAYEILREGGRKLCWHR; encoded by the coding sequence ATGATTGTAAAGGAGCATCCTGTTGGTACTGAACTGGTAATGAGTAATGCAATTGGGGATGAAGAAATTGATTTTTCTTGTGATCCTTATATAGGGTTAGAGTTTTTTAATGCAGATGATGCACTTAAGTTTTATATATCATATGCTAATCGAATGGGGTTTAAAGTTCGGATTGGTCAGCTTTATCGATCGAGAACTAATGGATCGGTTTCTTCTCGAAGATATGTGTGCTCGAAGGAGGGACATCAGCTTAGCTCAAGAACTGGATGTCCAGCGTTCATAAGAGTACAATTAAATGATTCTGGAAAGTGGGTTGTTGATCATTTTCACAAGGATCATAACCATAGTCTTGAAAATGAAAGTGAAAATTTCGCTCCAACATTGCAGTCGAATGGTGCTGCAGCTATTGACTCTTCTACTACTGAAGTCACTCGCAGGCCGAGGAAGAAAAAGATTGAAGTAGCCAATGATGAACCTATTTGTCCCTTTGGTGTTATTGATTTCAAGCGCCTGAGAAAGGAAGAACTTGAAGGACAGGCCAGAATCGAACCACATGTTGGTCAAGAGTTTAATACCCCCAATGAAGCCTACCAATTTTATCATGCTCATGCAGCATATTTGGGTTTTGGAATTCGAATTGGTCAATTGTTTCGGTCTAAAAATGATGGATTGATTACATCGCGACGCTTTGTGTGTTCAAAAGAAGGGTTCCAGCATCCTTCAAGAGTTGGTTGTAGGGCTTATTTAAGGATTAAGAGACAACCATCAGGAAAATGGGTAGTCGACCGTCTTGAAAAAGATCATAATCATGATCTAGGCCTTGAAAAGGAACATAAGACAAAAATTCTTCCTGCTTCTAATATTTTGACTGAGGTAAATACTGAATTGGTGAATGACGACATATTTAGGATAGATAACTACCCTGTCCTGAGAGGAGGTAGACAAAATCACATTCGAAGTGATTGGTACAACATGCTTTTAGAGTATTTTCAATCAAAACAAGCTGAAGATACAGGATTCTTCTATTCCATGGAAGTCGATAATGGTAATTGCATGAGCATATTCTGGGCCGACGGAAGATCTAGATACTCATGTAGTCAGTTTGGTGATGTCCTCATTGTAGACACATCTTATAGAAAAAGTGTCTATATGGTACCATTTGCTACTTTTGTTGGAGTTAACCACCACAAGCAACCTGTGCTTCTTGGATGTGCTCTAATTGCTGATGAATCTGAAGAGTCTTTCACTTGGTTGTTTCAGACATGGCTAAGAGCAATGTCTGGCCGGCAGCCTCTGTCAGTAATAGCTGATCAAGACGTTCCAATCCAGAGGGCAATTGCAAAAGTCTTTCCAGTAACCTATCATCGCTTTTCGTTGTGGCAAATTAATGCAAAGGAACAAGAGCTCGCAGGTCTGATGGGTAATGTATTTACAAAAGATTACGAAAAGTGTGTTTATCAGAGCCAGACAGTTGACGAATTTGACACTGCATGGAATGCTCTACTCATCAAATATGGATTGAAGGACAATACTTGGCTAAAAGAAATGTATGAGAAGCGTGCATCATGGGTTCCATTCTATTTAAAGGGCACATTTTGTGCTGGAATTCCTATGAAAGAAAGCATGGAATCATTCTTTGGTGGACTTTTAAATGGCCAAACACCTCTCGTGGAATTCATTCCACGGTATGAAAGAGGTCTTGAGCGACGTCGTGAAGGTGAAAGAAAAGAGGATTTTGATACTTCTAATTTTCAACCTTTTTTGCAAACAAAAGAACCCATAGAAGAACAATGTAGAAGGCTTTACACTCTTGCAATattcaaaatatttcaaaaagaaCTTTTGCAGTGCTATAGTTATCTTGGGTTTAAAATCTACGAAGAAGGACCCCTCAGCAGATATTTGGTGCGTAAGTGTGGACATGATGATATGGAGAAGTATGTAGTTACATTCAATGCATCCAATCTTGACACAAGTTGTAGCTGTCAGATGTTTGAATACGAAGGTGTTCTATGCAGACATGTATTGAGGGTTTTCCAAATATTAGAATTAAGAGAAGTTCCTTCTCGCTACATCTTGCACCGATGGACAAGAAATGCTGAGGATGGTGTTTTTCCTGACAGAGAATCATGGAGTAGCTCTCAGGAGCTAAAAAGTTTGATGCTATGGAGTCTAAGAGAAACAGCATCTAAATACATTGATGCTGGTGCATCATCTATTGAAAAGTATAAACTTGCCTATGAGATTTTGCGAGAGGGTGGGAGAAAACTGTGTTGGCATAGGTGA